A portion of the Algisphaera agarilytica genome contains these proteins:
- the gltS gene encoding sodium/glutamate symporter: MKTLEINSFLAVTLGLLVYFLGGFLTRHVAFLRNYNIPEPVSGGLAAAVATGVLYALGTEVVFDLEARDMLLVIFFTTIGLNARFADLKAGGKMLGVLLVLTVGFMVLQNTVALLGVMAFDQPRPVGVLLGTASLIGGHGTAIAWGPTIGEQTGFEAAAEIGIAAATLGLVCASVVGGPIAKFLINRNQLEAGQADGPVVGLPYDSDDDKTEAQAKTRRPPLDHVDLMRAMLAVNVAIILGYLAHQVILDLGLKLPLFVPCLLVGIVLSNTVPPIFPKLPWPARTPALAVISDYSLMVFLSMSLMSMKLWTLAGLGGPLVGVLALQVAAAVLFILFVVFPLMGRDYNAAVLGAGFAGFTLGATPTAIANMSAVTKRYGPAPLAFIMLPLVSAFFVDLANAFLIKFFTSL; the protein is encoded by the coding sequence ATGAAGACGCTGGAGATCAACAGCTTCCTCGCCGTGACCCTCGGCCTGCTCGTGTACTTCCTCGGGGGCTTCCTCACCCGGCACGTCGCGTTCCTGCGCAACTACAACATCCCCGAGCCCGTCTCCGGCGGGCTGGCCGCCGCGGTCGCCACGGGTGTCCTCTACGCCCTGGGTACCGAGGTCGTGTTCGATCTCGAAGCACGCGACATGCTGCTGGTGATCTTCTTCACGACCATCGGGCTCAACGCCCGCTTCGCCGACCTCAAGGCGGGCGGCAAGATGTTGGGCGTGCTGCTGGTGCTCACCGTCGGGTTCATGGTGCTGCAGAACACGGTGGCGTTGCTGGGCGTGATGGCGTTCGATCAGCCCCGGCCGGTGGGCGTGTTACTCGGCACGGCGTCGCTCATCGGCGGGCACGGTACGGCCATCGCGTGGGGGCCGACCATCGGCGAGCAGACCGGATTCGAGGCCGCCGCCGAGATCGGCATCGCCGCGGCCACGCTCGGCCTGGTCTGCGCCTCGGTTGTCGGCGGGCCCATCGCCAAGTTCCTGATCAACCGCAACCAGCTCGAAGCCGGCCAAGCCGACGGGCCCGTCGTCGGCCTGCCCTACGACAGCGACGACGACAAAACCGAGGCCCAGGCCAAGACGCGCCGCCCACCGCTCGACCACGTCGACCTCATGCGGGCGATGCTCGCGGTGAACGTCGCGATCATCCTCGGCTACCTCGCCCACCAGGTCATCCTCGACCTCGGGCTCAAGCTGCCGCTGTTCGTGCCCTGCCTGCTGGTGGGGATTGTCTTGTCCAACACGGTCCCGCCGATTTTTCCGAAGCTGCCCTGGCCGGCACGGACACCCGCGCTCGCGGTGATCTCCGACTACAGCCTGATGGTGTTCCTCTCGATGTCGCTGATGAGCATGAAGCTGTGGACCCTCGCGGGCCTGGGCGGGCCGCTCGTCGGCGTGCTGGCGTTGCAGGTCGCCGCGGCGGTGCTGTTCATCCTGTTTGTCGTGTTCCCGTTGATGGGGCGGGACTACAACGCGGCGGTGCTCGGCGCGGGCTTCGCGGGGTTCACGCTCGGGGCGACGCCGACCGCGATCGCCAACATGTCGGCCGTGACCAAACGCTACGGCCCCGCCCCGCTGGCGTTCATCATGCTACCGCTGGTGTCGGCCTTCTTCGTCGACCTGGCCAACGCGTTTTTGATCAAGTTCTTTACGTCGCTGTAG
- the queF gene encoding preQ(1) synthase, with protein sequence MPDRDLLKCFDNPNPGRPFVIEHISDEFTSVCPETGHPDFGSVILQYIPRDACIELKSLKLYYQSFRNEGIYYEAVTNKIAEDLDRSMDPIWMQIVTEWKGRGGIRSRITVELGRHPDDAPRSTGGDDFEDEEDDDRLPPGY encoded by the coding sequence ATGCCCGATCGCGACCTGCTCAAGTGTTTTGATAACCCCAACCCGGGGCGGCCCTTCGTCATCGAACACATCTCCGATGAGTTCACCAGCGTCTGCCCCGAGACCGGCCACCCCGACTTCGGCTCGGTCATCCTCCAGTACATCCCCCGCGATGCCTGCATCGAACTCAAGTCGCTCAAGCTCTACTACCAGAGCTTCCGCAACGAGGGCATCTACTACGAAGCGGTGACCAACAAGATCGCTGAGGACCTGGACCGTTCGATGGACCCGATCTGGATGCAGATCGTCACCGAGTGGAAGGGCCGTGGCGGCATCCGCTCCCGCATCACCGTGGAACTCGGCCGACACCCCGACGACGCGCCACGCTCCACCGGAGGCGACGACTTCGAAGACGAGGAAGACGACGACCGCCTGCCGCCCGGGTATTGA
- a CDS encoding ATP-dependent nuclease yields the protein MSQIDVLNYRSITKQSFALERFTPLVGYNNAGKSNILSAITWLIRPFSLGTGDFFDINQAVEVRGTVEGMSEQVLSNLGATHRKKIEPFCANGIIRFRTIHSEPGISAAKTAYEIRDLDVADEDDPDAWKNVSGIRQAIQAMFPEPIPIDAMDDAAEDVAKSKSGTTISKLLGLIVDPIRESQGDELSEILEGIRDRLEADGLQRPQEIIDFDTHANAQVSALFPGVEIAAHIPAPEISQIFKSGTLKVRDKGSDVWRDVVNMGHGAQRTIQMALICYLAAKNFDSSKPAPLLLIDEPELYLHPQGVEQVRQALVTLSETSFQIVFSTHSASMIQRDDVPNALVVRRDRLNGTRSKKRLADAISGVLQDNPSQTQTIFELSNASEVLFSDSVVLAEGKTEKRILPPLYERVTGKTLALAKKALVVPDGSGGVHKCSKVLDAISVPHKAVVDLDFAFRAENCEWLDNCYDEIQKCVAIFSDLCASNDFNLDGRGLPCKGGSMSASQAFSLLGSTQEAFSAIDSIHESLLQHNVWIWKKGCIEDYLGERGKNEKVWNRLAHDILNPQSDLTELLAHFDSLESFIEWIDA from the coding sequence TTGTCCCAGATCGATGTTCTTAATTATCGATCAATAACGAAACAGTCTTTCGCGCTAGAACGATTTACGCCACTTGTAGGTTATAACAACGCAGGTAAATCCAATATCCTGTCGGCTATTACTTGGCTTATTCGCCCGTTCTCATTAGGAACGGGCGATTTTTTTGATATTAATCAAGCTGTTGAGGTGCGTGGTACGGTTGAGGGTATGTCAGAGCAGGTGCTATCTAATCTTGGAGCGACGCATCGAAAAAAAATTGAACCATTCTGTGCAAACGGAATTATTAGATTTAGAACCATTCATTCAGAGCCAGGAATATCAGCAGCAAAAACGGCATATGAGATCCGTGATTTAGACGTCGCGGATGAGGATGATCCTGACGCATGGAAGAATGTTTCAGGTATTCGTCAAGCCATACAAGCTATGTTTCCAGAGCCCATCCCAATTGATGCGATGGATGATGCTGCTGAAGATGTTGCAAAGAGTAAGTCGGGAACAACTATTTCTAAGTTGTTAGGCTTGATAGTTGATCCGATTCGCGAATCGCAAGGCGATGAACTGAGTGAGATACTTGAAGGCATACGTGATCGCCTTGAAGCAGACGGACTACAGAGGCCGCAAGAAATCATCGATTTCGATACGCATGCGAACGCTCAAGTCAGCGCTCTTTTTCCTGGTGTGGAGATTGCGGCCCATATTCCTGCGCCTGAGATATCGCAAATTTTTAAATCTGGCACACTGAAAGTTAGGGATAAAGGCTCAGATGTTTGGCGTGATGTCGTAAATATGGGGCATGGGGCTCAGAGAACAATACAAATGGCATTAATTTGCTATTTGGCAGCAAAGAATTTTGATTCGAGTAAGCCAGCACCGTTGCTGCTTATCGATGAACCGGAATTATATTTGCATCCGCAGGGCGTTGAACAAGTAAGGCAAGCATTGGTTACGCTTTCTGAAACTTCATTCCAGATTGTTTTTTCAACACATTCCGCATCAATGATTCAACGCGACGATGTGCCTAATGCCCTGGTAGTTCGTCGAGACAGACTCAATGGGACTCGATCAAAGAAAAGATTGGCTGATGCGATTTCTGGTGTGCTGCAAGACAATCCAAGTCAAACTCAAACAATATTTGAGTTGAGTAATGCAAGTGAGGTTCTTTTTTCAGATAGCGTGGTTTTAGCCGAGGGTAAAACTGAAAAACGCATCCTCCCGCCCTTGTACGAGCGGGTTACAGGAAAAACTCTTGCACTTGCAAAAAAAGCCTTAGTGGTGCCAGACGGTTCGGGCGGCGTCCATAAATGCTCAAAGGTTTTGGATGCGATTTCAGTTCCGCATAAGGCAGTTGTTGATTTGGATTTTGCATTTCGTGCAGAAAATTGCGAGTGGTTGGACAACTGTTACGACGAAATCCAAAAGTGTGTCGCAATTTTTTCAGATCTTTGTGCTAGCAATGATTTCAACCTGGATGGTAGGGGGCTTCCTTGTAAAGGTGGATCGATGAGCGCTTCCCAAGCATTTTCATTGCTCGGATCAACACAAGAGGCGTTTTCAGCGATTGACAGTATTCATGAATCACTTTTGCAGCATAATGTTTGGATATGGAAGAAGGGCTGTATTGAGGATTATTTAGGGGAGAGGGGCAAGAATGAGAAAGTCTGGAATCGGTTGGCGCATGACATTCTGAATCCACAGTCGGACTTGACTGAATTACTTGCGCATTTTGATTCTCTAGAATCGTTTATTGAATGGATAGACGCGTGA
- a CDS encoding NAD(P) transhydrogenase subunit alpha, with protein sequence MLTHLTLAATYPPSAFVIGIVVFVLAVFIGFELISKVPSRLHTPLMSGSNAISGITIVGALLCSYSGSVFGVMLAFLGIVFATTNVVGGYLVTDRMLKMFQHKEDK encoded by the coding sequence ATGCTCACCCACCTCACCCTCGCCGCGACCTACCCGCCCAGCGCCTTTGTCATCGGCATCGTCGTCTTCGTCCTGGCCGTGTTCATCGGCTTCGAGCTGATCTCCAAGGTGCCCTCCCGCCTGCACACCCCGCTGATGTCCGGCAGCAACGCGATCTCGGGTATCACCATCGTCGGGGCCCTGCTCTGCAGCTACTCCGGCAGCGTGTTCGGGGTCATGCTCGCGTTCCTGGGCATCGTCTTCGCCACCACCAACGTCGTCGGCGGCTACCTCGTCACCGACCGCATGCTCAAGATGTTCCAGCACAAAGAAGACAAGTAA
- a CDS encoding DNA-3-methyladenine glycosylase I, which yields MPRCEWAKGEIYEQYHDEEWGVPSRDERHLFEMLILEGAQAGLSWITILNKREHYRKVYDNFDVKKVARYTEAKQKKLLADPGIVRNRLKVAASVQNAKAFLAVQDEFGSFADYVWAFVDHKPIQNRFKSLSEVPAKTDISDSLSKDLKKRGFKFVGSTIMYAFMQSVGMVNDHVIDCPRHRACAELG from the coding sequence ATGCCGCGATGCGAATGGGCCAAGGGCGAGATTTACGAGCAGTACCACGACGAGGAATGGGGTGTGCCCTCGCGGGACGAGCGTCACCTGTTTGAGATGTTGATCCTCGAAGGGGCCCAGGCGGGGCTGAGCTGGATCACGATCCTGAACAAGCGCGAACACTACCGCAAGGTGTACGACAACTTCGATGTGAAGAAGGTCGCGCGCTACACCGAGGCGAAGCAGAAGAAGCTGCTGGCCGACCCCGGGATCGTGCGCAACCGGCTGAAGGTCGCCGCGTCGGTGCAGAACGCCAAGGCATTCCTCGCGGTGCAGGATGAGTTCGGCAGCTTTGCCGACTACGTCTGGGCATTCGTCGATCACAAGCCCATCCAGAACCGCTTCAAATCCCTGAGCGAAGTCCCCGCCAAGACCGACATCTCCGACTCACTGTCGAAAGACCTCAAGAAGCGCGGCTTCAAGTTCGTCGGCTCGACGATCATGTACGCCTTCATGCAATCCGTCGGCATGGTCAACGACCACGTGATCGATTGCCCCCGGCACCGGGCGTGTGCCGAGCTCGGTTGA
- a CDS encoding putative bifunctional diguanylate cyclase/phosphodiesterase, with translation MPNESESTHPSLAHGRGHEGEMDLKPNRLKLTWLRDICREYCIQTRVQIREPLDQVMKRFEQSPELFGVLLYDGDRFVGPLARATIYTQLAKAFQRDLYLYRPVGLFYEYQATEPAEILSADLSLTEAIERVIERPASRRYDPVVVEFEDGSLCLIDVRDLIGQQCGQLTHAINEVENQRREAYWAARHDRLTGLPNRKYALERLESAQISEQERALLFLDFDRFKLINDSLGHDAGDELLVSIARRMENILAPYESIDLPGVKDTEEAAGPCCSIDSPNARVTPIRLGGDEFLVIVDPIRDHEEPKRIAEALLRTMGEPHLIKQQSVTSTPSIGVTCSSISGADAHTLIRDADTAMYHAKSEGRNCYCVFEAAMHAATARKAEVEVALRGAIQNRELELHYQPIIETDTGRLKGFESLCRWHHEQLGRVTPGEFIPIAEDAGLIDQVGRQCLELAAEQLASWRSQGLVDPNLYISVNVSKRQLLVPDMIDHLERVMANADLPCSSICLEITETALGDNRVPVTPILKKLRRLGYRLFIDDFGTGTSSLTSLHDVPADVLKIDRGFILQMQRDLSYTAIVDAVINLARNLKMTVIAEGIEESAQFMQVQTLGCDAVQGYLFSAPLPADKATALLAEGKTFAPQDMAA, from the coding sequence ATGCCAAACGAATCCGAATCGACGCATCCCTCTTTGGCTCATGGCCGAGGACACGAAGGCGAGATGGACCTTAAACCCAACCGGCTGAAGTTGACCTGGCTGCGGGATATCTGTCGGGAGTATTGCATCCAGACCCGGGTGCAAATTCGAGAGCCGCTTGATCAGGTCATGAAGCGTTTCGAACAATCGCCGGAGCTGTTCGGCGTGCTGCTTTACGACGGCGACCGGTTCGTCGGGCCGTTGGCACGGGCGACGATCTACACCCAGCTCGCCAAGGCGTTCCAGCGTGACCTGTACCTCTACCGCCCCGTCGGCTTGTTTTACGAATACCAGGCCACCGAGCCCGCGGAGATCCTCTCGGCCGACCTCTCCCTGACCGAGGCGATCGAGCGGGTCATCGAGCGTCCCGCGTCGCGGCGGTACGACCCGGTTGTCGTCGAATTCGAAGACGGTTCGCTCTGCCTGATCGATGTGCGCGACCTGATCGGCCAGCAGTGCGGCCAACTGACTCACGCCATCAACGAAGTCGAGAACCAGCGACGCGAAGCCTACTGGGCCGCCCGTCACGACCGCCTCACCGGGCTGCCCAACCGCAAGTACGCCCTCGAGCGGCTCGAGTCCGCGCAGATCAGCGAACAGGAACGGGCGTTGCTGTTCCTGGACTTCGACCGCTTCAAACTCATCAACGACAGCCTGGGCCACGACGCGGGCGACGAGCTGTTGGTCTCGATCGCCCGGCGGATGGAAAACATCCTTGCGCCCTATGAGTCGATCGACCTGCCCGGCGTCAAGGACACCGAAGAGGCTGCGGGTCCGTGCTGCTCGATCGATTCGCCCAACGCCCGGGTCACGCCGATCCGTCTGGGCGGGGACGAGTTCTTGGTCATCGTCGATCCGATCCGGGACCACGAAGAACCCAAACGGATCGCCGAGGCGCTCCTGCGCACCATGGGCGAGCCGCACCTGATCAAGCAGCAGTCGGTGACCTCGACGCCCAGCATCGGCGTGACGTGCAGCTCGATCAGCGGGGCCGACGCGCACACGCTGATCCGCGACGCGGACACCGCGATGTACCACGCCAAATCGGAGGGCCGCAACTGCTACTGCGTGTTCGAAGCCGCGATGCACGCGGCGACCGCGCGCAAGGCCGAGGTCGAGGTCGCGCTGCGGGGGGCGATCCAGAACCGCGAACTCGAGCTGCACTATCAACCGATCATCGAGACCGACACGGGCCGGCTCAAAGGCTTTGAATCGCTCTGCCGGTGGCACCACGAACAGCTCGGACGCGTCACGCCGGGCGAGTTCATCCCGATCGCCGAAGACGCGGGGCTGATCGATCAAGTGGGCCGGCAGTGCCTGGAGCTCGCCGCCGAGCAACTCGCGTCGTGGCGGAGCCAGGGCCTGGTTGACCCGAACCTGTACATCAGTGTGAACGTGTCCAAACGTCAACTGCTGGTGCCCGACATGATCGATCACCTGGAACGCGTGATGGCCAACGCGGACCTCCCGTGTTCGTCGATCTGCCTGGAGATCACTGAGACGGCACTGGGCGATAACCGCGTGCCCGTCACGCCGATCCTCAAGAAGCTGCGTCGGCTGGGCTACCGGCTGTTCATCGACGACTTCGGCACGGGCACCTCGTCGCTGACTTCGCTGCACGATGTACCCGCCGACGTCTTGAAGATCGACCGCGGCTTCATCCTGCAGATGCAGCGCGACCTCAGCTACACCGCCATCGTCGACGCGGTGATCAACCTGGCCCGCAACCTCAAGATGACCGTGATCGCCGAGGGCATCGAGGAGTCGGCCCAGTTCATGCAGGTCCAGACCCTGGGCTGTGACGCGGTGCAGGGCTACCTGTTCTCCGCGCCGCTCCCCGCCGACAAGGCCACCGCCCTGCTGGCCGAAGGCAAGACCTTCGCCCCGCAAGACATGGCCGCCTGA
- a CDS encoding ROK family protein produces MAHETPPTLGIDLGGTNIQCGVVIDGKVKERDDTKTKAAEGSDAVIQRLVKLCDKVLEQASLKRKDLGAIGIGAPGAINIKKGQVIQAVNLGWNDFPLRDVLSKELGVPVVVDNDVNVGAWGEHQAGAGRGFDDLFAVFVGTGIGGGLILDNKIYHGAKHTAGEIGHTLLRADAGIGRRSVEDLASRTNIVNLLKQLIASGRESVIPELVDGDLSRVRSKVLGQAIKQEDPLTMEVVHRAATYVGISIANTVTLLSLPCVVMGGGATEAMGKTWMKWIREAFEAYVFPEEMKSCKIVASELGDDAGLLGAGILAQNAIP; encoded by the coding sequence ATGGCTCATGAAACGCCCCCCACCCTGGGCATCGATCTCGGGGGAACCAACATCCAGTGCGGCGTCGTAATCGACGGCAAAGTTAAAGAACGCGACGACACCAAAACCAAAGCGGCCGAGGGTTCGGACGCGGTGATCCAACGCCTCGTCAAACTCTGCGACAAGGTGCTCGAACAGGCCTCGCTCAAACGCAAGGACCTCGGAGCGATCGGCATCGGTGCGCCGGGCGCGATCAACATCAAGAAGGGCCAGGTGATCCAGGCCGTCAACCTCGGGTGGAACGACTTCCCGCTGCGTGACGTTCTGAGCAAAGAGCTGGGTGTGCCGGTTGTGGTGGACAACGATGTGAACGTCGGCGCGTGGGGCGAGCACCAGGCGGGCGCGGGGCGCGGGTTCGATGACCTGTTCGCGGTGTTCGTCGGCACGGGCATCGGCGGCGGACTGATCCTGGACAACAAGATCTATCACGGCGCGAAACACACCGCGGGCGAGATCGGGCACACGCTGCTTCGCGCGGATGCTGGCATCGGTCGGCGCAGCGTCGAGGACCTCGCCAGCCGAACCAACATCGTGAACCTGCTCAAGCAGCTCATCGCCAGCGGGCGCGAGTCGGTGATCCCCGAACTGGTGGACGGCGACCTATCGCGTGTGCGGTCGAAGGTGCTCGGCCAAGCGATTAAACAGGAAGACCCGCTGACCATGGAAGTCGTCCACCGCGCCGCGACTTACGTGGGCATCTCGATCGCCAACACGGTGACGCTGCTGAGCCTGCCCTGCGTGGTGATGGGCGGCGGAGCGACCGAGGCGATGGGCAAGACCTGGATGAAGTGGATCCGCGAGGCGTTTGAGGCCTACGTCTTCCCCGAAGAAATGAAATCGTGCAAGATCGTGGCCAGCGAGCTGGGCGACGACGCGGGCCTGCTCGGGGCCGGAATTCTGGCCCAAAACGCCATTCCGTGA
- a CDS encoding NAD(P) transhydrogenase subunit alpha, whose translation MLVFAPLPRDADETRTPLTPSVVKKLVGEGLDVTVEPGLGAKSFISDQDFTDAGATLAGPGHHAWEDADIVVKVDAPTPEQVGRMREGAAVVGLLSPTLEHDVVRAAVGAKVSAVSLEFVPRTSRAQSMDVLSSQANLAGYKAVLLGANHCPKLMPMMITAAGTLSPGRVMVVGVGVAGLQAIATAKRLGAIVEAYDVRPATKEQVLSLGARFIELPNAGGGETEGGYAKEQTDEERAQQAELMAKHVTGSDVVVTTAAVFGKAPPVLIPADVVADMKPGSVIVDLAANEAHGRGNCELTQPGQIITTDNQVTIVGTTNLPGTLPVHASSVFANNVWALLETMIEQPEVDEESNAAPKQPSLKIDLDDDIHVGALITHAGQIVNDLVKDMIDPAPEQTSD comes from the coding sequence ATGCTTGTCTTTGCCCCGTTGCCGCGTGACGCCGACGAAACCCGCACCCCGCTGACGCCCAGTGTGGTTAAGAAATTGGTCGGAGAGGGCCTGGACGTGACGGTGGAGCCGGGCCTCGGTGCTAAAAGTTTTATCTCTGACCAGGACTTCACCGACGCCGGGGCGACCCTCGCGGGCCCAGGCCACCACGCCTGGGAGGACGCCGACATCGTGGTCAAGGTCGATGCGCCAACGCCCGAGCAGGTCGGCCGGATGCGTGAAGGCGCGGCGGTGGTGGGTTTGTTGTCGCCGACGTTGGAACACGACGTGGTCCGCGCCGCGGTCGGCGCGAAGGTGTCGGCCGTGTCGCTGGAGTTTGTTCCACGCACCAGCCGGGCGCAGTCGATGGATGTGCTCTCCAGCCAGGCCAACCTCGCGGGTTACAAAGCGGTGCTGCTGGGGGCGAATCATTGCCCGAAGCTGATGCCGATGATGATCACCGCGGCGGGCACGCTGAGCCCGGGACGCGTGATGGTCGTGGGCGTAGGCGTGGCGGGCCTGCAGGCGATCGCGACGGCCAAGCGCTTAGGCGCGATCGTCGAAGCGTATGACGTCCGCCCCGCCACCAAAGAACAAGTCTTGTCGCTCGGTGCACGCTTCATCGAGTTACCCAACGCCGGCGGCGGTGAGACCGAAGGCGGCTACGCCAAAGAACAGACCGACGAAGAACGCGCCCAGCAGGCCGAGCTCATGGCCAAGCACGTGACCGGGTCGGACGTCGTGGTCACCACCGCCGCGGTCTTCGGCAAAGCGCCGCCGGTGCTGATCCCCGCCGACGTCGTCGCCGACATGAAGCCCGGCAGCGTCATCGTTGACCTCGCCGCCAACGAGGCCCACGGCCGAGGCAACTGCGAACTCACTCAGCCCGGCCAGATCATCACCACCGACAACCAGGTCACCATCGTCGGCACGACCAACCTGCCCGGCACGCTCCCGGTCCACGCCAGCAGCGTCTTCGCCAACAACGTGTGGGCCCTGCTCGAAACCATGATCGAGCAACCCGAAGTCGACGAAGAATCCAACGCCGCGCCCAAGCAACCCTCGCTGAAGATCGACCTGGACGACGACATCCACGTCGGCGCCCTCATCACCCACGCCGGCCAGATCGTCAACGACCTGGTCAAAGACATGATCGATCCCGCTCCGGAACAAACAAGCGACTAA
- the sucD gene encoding succinate--CoA ligase subunit alpha, which translates to MSILVNADTKVICQGITGSAGQFHTTGCLEYGTQMVGGVTPGKGGQTDANGLPVFNSCKEAVDATGANATMIFVPPPFAADGILEAADAGISLICCITEHIPVLDMMRVKKALASFPDVTLVGPNCPGVITPGPRNPSATGTGSKDQPLTNGGCKIGIMPGYIHVAASESKTGKNVGIISRSGTLTYEAVWQTAERGVGHSTAVGIGGDPVRGMNFIDLLPLFEADPETDGIVMIGEIGGTDEEAAAEFIKSNVTKPVTAFIAGRTAPPGRRMGHAGAIISGGEGGAEDKLNALRAAGCHIAESPADLGSTMVKALGL; encoded by the coding sequence ATGAGCATCCTCGTCAACGCCGACACCAAAGTCATCTGCCAAGGCATCACCGGCTCTGCCGGCCAGTTCCACACCACCGGCTGCCTCGAATACGGCACCCAGATGGTCGGCGGCGTGACCCCCGGCAAGGGCGGTCAGACCGACGCCAACGGCCTGCCCGTGTTCAACTCCTGCAAAGAGGCCGTCGACGCCACCGGCGCCAACGCCACCATGATCTTCGTGCCCCCGCCGTTCGCCGCGGACGGCATCCTCGAAGCCGCCGACGCCGGCATCAGCCTCATCTGCTGCATCACCGAGCACATCCCCGTCCTCGACATGATGCGCGTCAAGAAGGCCCTCGCCAGCTTCCCCGACGTCACCCTCGTCGGACCCAACTGCCCCGGCGTCATCACCCCCGGCCCGCGTAACCCCAGCGCCACCGGCACCGGCTCCAAAGACCAGCCCCTCACCAACGGCGGCTGCAAGATAGGCATTATGCCCGGCTACATCCACGTCGCCGCCAGCGAATCCAAGACCGGCAAAAACGTCGGCATCATCTCCCGCTCCGGCACCCTCACCTACGAAGCCGTCTGGCAAACCGCTGAACGCGGCGTCGGCCACTCCACCGCCGTCGGCATCGGCGGCGACCCCGTCCGCGGCATGAACTTCATCGACCTGCTCCCGCTCTTCGAGGCCGACCCGGAGACCGACGGCATCGTCATGATCGGCGAGATCGGCGGCACCGACGAAGAAGCCGCCGCCGAGTTCATCAAGTCCAACGTCACCAAACCCGTCACCGCCTTCATCGCCGGCCGCACCGCACCCCCCGGCCGCCGCATGGGCCACGCCGGCGCCATCATCTCCGGCGGCGAAGGCGGCGCCGAAGACAAACTCAACGCCCTCCGTGCAGCAGGCTGCCACATCGCCGAAAGCCCCGCCGACCTGGGCAGCACGATGGTGAAGGCGTTGGGGCTCTAG
- a CDS encoding opacity family porin, protein MAVSLGGASLAQSAGVQAAGDAGAWSNALALGVASNADTSEPEWTGQDLLGDRQDVWGYYFRGSLMGVEPTNDVRARSDGQRVDTDDGFGLTAAAGFKMDYLPLAWEFEYMFRRFSHDSYTDPVAGFVSDNDVSLHTFAINVLYDQSNLLGPVGVYAGGGVGFRLSSFSFSSGSGGSESSISGDGLFIQAMAGVTVTIDPNLQLYGGVRYTDSGKIRNEFLEVDTAAVGGEIGLRVYF, encoded by the coding sequence TTGGCTGTTTCCCTCGGCGGCGCTTCGCTGGCTCAATCCGCGGGGGTTCAGGCGGCGGGTGACGCGGGGGCGTGGTCCAACGCGCTGGCCCTCGGCGTGGCGTCGAATGCCGACACCTCCGAGCCCGAGTGGACAGGCCAGGACCTCCTTGGTGATAGGCAGGATGTGTGGGGCTACTACTTCCGCGGCTCGTTGATGGGCGTCGAGCCGACGAACGATGTGCGGGCCCGTTCGGACGGTCAGCGGGTCGACACGGACGACGGCTTCGGGCTGACCGCGGCGGCGGGGTTCAAGATGGACTACCTGCCGTTGGCGTGGGAGTTCGAGTACATGTTCCGCCGATTCAGCCACGACTCCTACACCGACCCGGTCGCGGGTTTCGTGTCGGACAACGACGTGTCGCTGCACACGTTCGCGATCAACGTGCTGTACGACCAATCCAACCTGCTCGGCCCTGTGGGGGTGTACGCAGGCGGGGGCGTGGGCTTCCGCCTCAGCTCGTTCAGCTTCAGCAGCGGCAGCGGCGGCAGCGAGTCGTCGATCTCCGGCGACGGGTTGTTCATCCAGGCGATGGCCGGCGTGACCGTCACCATCGACCCCAACCTGCAGCTCTACGGCGGCGTGCGCTACACCGACTCGGGCAAAATCCGCAACGAGTTCCTCGAGGTCGACACCGCCGCCGTCGGCGGCGAGATCGGCCTGCGCGTGTATTTTTAA
- the gatC gene encoding Asp-tRNA(Asn)/Glu-tRNA(Gln) amidotransferase subunit GatC codes for MSQPITEDDVRQVAKLSRLALSDDDIKHFTGQLAAVLDYVGKLNELDVEGVEPLFHPSDHHSVTREDIEQPGLAPDDALANAPARQDNFFKVPKVLGDGGGA; via the coding sequence ATGAGCCAACCCATCACCGAAGACGACGTCCGCCAGGTCGCCAAGCTCAGCCGGCTGGCGTTGTCGGACGACGATATCAAGCACTTCACCGGCCAGCTCGCCGCGGTCCTGGATTACGTCGGCAAGCTCAACGAGCTGGACGTCGAGGGCGTCGAGCCGTTGTTCCACCCCTCGGACCACCACAGCGTGACCCGGGAAGACATCGAGCAGCCCGGCCTTGCCCCCGACGACGCCCTGGCCAACGCCCCCGCCCGGCAGGACAACTTCTTCAAAGTGCCCAAGGTCCTGGGCGACGGCGGCGGGGCCTGA